The Arachis hypogaea cultivar Tifrunner chromosome 14, arahy.Tifrunner.gnm2.J5K5, whole genome shotgun sequence DNA window GTTCAACTaaccaaaatattttaaatggaaTCCACATATTATCGGTAGTTGAATATTCTCTTAGGTACTTATTCATAAATGCTACAATAAGATTGTTATAAAGCTTCTGCTTTTTGGATGATTCAATTCAATCTAGAGgttcgtctttttttttttcttcctagaACTTGCAAAGAGGGTTAACTTCCTCCTTTTTTACAAGATGGTGGTGCCTGCCTCAACTTGTTTAATGAGATTCTTTTTGATAAAATTCTAATATCATTCCAGGTTCACATGCAAGGTATGGCTGTTGGAAGGGCTGTGGACTTGACAAGGTTTGATGGATATGAGGATCTGCTTTGGAAATTGGAAGAGATGTTTGACATCAAGGGTGAGCTCTGTGGATCTGAAAAGAAGTGGCAGGTTGTCTACACTGATAATGAAGATGACATGATGATGGTTGGAGATGATCCATGGCTGTAAGATCCATTGGTGCTAGCTTTTTACATAGAATCATATTTTTGTTACATATTATTAGGGTATTCATATGTCTATGTTAAACTCTAGCTTGCTAATTTACTGCAGTGAGTTCTGTAGTGTCGTGAGGAAAATTTTCATCTACACAGTAGAAGAGGTGAAGAAACTTTCACCGAAAATTGGACTTCCAATTAATGAAGTGGTTAAACCAAGCAAACTGGATGCTGAAGCAGGTGTTAATCCAGAGGATCAGTCATCCGTTGTGGGGCCTGGTTGCTAGTACTTCTAGTAGAAAAACAAAACTCATCGCTATATTACAATAAACATCAGAATGGAAGTGTAACGCGAGAGAAATTAGATGAACTTGACAAGCACTTCATCATGGACTATAGGAGCCACTACTGGTTTACTCTGTTTATCCCAAGCGGCATGGCAGCATCAACACTTCCAAGCAGAAGACTGGTTTGATACCGCTGTTTGATCTGCCTGGAAAGATAGGCTTCTGGTATTTTTGGGCACTCTGCTTCTTCCGTGGCTTAGTTTATGCCAATGGTTCATGTTCCTAGCTTATTCAGTTTTGAATGCCCCCCGAGCATTAAGAAATCAGTCTGTGATCGAGTATCTTAATACACATGCTTTGGTTTTCTTTTCTGGTTCTTGAGTAGTTATCTCGATGTATTGTATGTCATTTCTGTATATAACCTTCTGTAATCTTCGAATACTATTTAATGTATGTATAACAAGCGAAATTTTCATTTGAATTATCTCAGATCAGATAATTGGTAGTATCTTCacatggtatgtttacatgcttTTGCCTTCCGTTTTCTTTCTATCATTATTTCAAAATTGATGAATTGTATTTTAAAACGGTATATTATGGGTATGaatgtataaatatattattgcCCACAATGAAATTGAGGCCATTTAACAACTGGTGAATGATGATGATCCTTTCTGTACAAGAATGtgggataaaaaaaaaatactataaaccTCAGCACTTTAGCCACAATAGAACAAGTTGGTTTCAACACAAATTAAGATACTCAGCAGTTATAATCATTCAGAGGGTCTCAAGAAAATGCGCAAAGCTAGTGTACTTGGGCTCCCACCCTAGCTCGGCGCGCGTTCTCGAGTTGTTTAATCTCTTACCTAGAGGATCATCGGTTCCTaccgaaagaaaaaaaaaaggtaaaccaAGATAAATTGTGATTATGATTCATCaattacttttgattttcaatctcaactgttttcaaaatcaaacaagtCTTTACCTGTGAATTTCTCAAATCTTTTACTAAATTTCCCACTTTGGTTGACTAGATCCATCACTTCCTGCCTGCCATGATGTAGAAAAGGTGTGAGAGTCTTCCAAGAAATATGATTAAACAGGAAATGATGGAAACAATTAACACttgtgaaaatgatgaacaaatatGTGAAACTTGAAAGCAAAGCAAATTATCAAATGAATAACATTTTACATAGTCTCAAAGTAAAGGGAAGCTTTGTAACCTGGATAAAGGGTGGTTATCACAACCCAAGAAAATCCTTCTGCGACATTTCTTCTTCAAGATTGTAACCGAAAGGGAAGCTGCATCCTGGTTTCCATGCCGACacatttttcaaaacaaaatacTCATCTTTTCAAAATGACAGCCAATATATGGAAACATGGAAAGGAAAAAAGCAACTTTATAAAAGatagttgaatcgcgtctcaggtggtttggatatgtgaaaagaagaccgatagaacatccagtcaggagggtggatgagatggaagatggacaaagggcgaaaggcagaggaagacctaagaagaccatccatgaggtggtcaaacgagatctacatgtaaacggtctctcagtagacatgatacatgacagagcacaatggcatcgtttgattcatgtagccgaccccacttagtgggacaaggctttgttgttgttgtttgttatgGTTTGAGAAAATACAACTAGGAAACAAAATACTCAAGTATACAAAGGACATAAGAGAAAGAACATAGTGGAATAATCTCAACACTTGAGCTGCTAAAGCCAAATAATATGGAGCTTCGATAATCTACCAAGTATAATAAGATGATGCAATGACATTCTGACCTCATAATGTATAAGATTCAGGATGTGGTCAGGTCGAGATTCGACAATCCCCTTCTCTAACCAATAAACGTGTGCGCCTCTATCTTCTTTGTTTTAAAGGTCAAGGTAGACATCAAGTGTAAACATAGAAGAGAAAACCACCGAGACGAAAATGATCTTTGAGATCAGAGCAAATAGAATACCGAAAACTGAAAAGGATATATAAAGTCCGGACAGCCTTACGACAGAGCCGCCGAACTCCAGCACaacattttcagctttaagaaggACGTCGGTCCTGGGGCTCCTCCCAAATGGCACAACCGGAGTATCCTACAAAGAAGTAAATCAAACCTTGGGAACAAGACACTTTGGCACCATCATTCATACACCAGAAGATGCTGAAGCATGAttctataattatataaatcCGAAGATAACAAGGAAAAAAGTGATGCACAGTTGCACAAATGAAGCAACCACAAACAGATTCAAACTTGTAGATGTGATATGTAAACAATATCAATATCATTGATTCAAATAtgacaagaaaaacaaaaaacaagcaGCAAAACAATGTTTCCTACCTCATCACAAAAGCCATTGTTGTTACAATCATAAGGAGCAGAACTTGATGTAAACAGAAAAGCACCTTCGCCGTTCCAGCACAAAGCAGCTTGCCTGATTGGTTGACAGTTCACAACACGTCAGTTCGGAAATACACCTTGTAAACTGATTTAGTTTCCTTCTATTTTAAGTATGTTTATGTTTTTTATGAAGGATATACATAAGTATCACATTCGAGGCCGTTGTCAAACTctgaagaagaacaagagtaATCATGCATGACCCACAATAATTGTTGCTTTTTTGCAAGTTATAACATAAAATCAGGGAGGGAAATCAAGTGTAACAGTTGAAGGCTTGAGACTTCTCACATAATTCAGCACCATTTTATGCAAGCATGTTTCCCACGTAAATTAAGTTTCCATAATGGCATGTTTTCCAATAATCCTTGTGAACGAAGTTTGAAAGTGCAAAGCTTTAATATTTATACAAGAAATCTAGCAAAACAATATAATCCTCAAAGAAGCAATTTTCGCATCTAAAATACTTATCTgtatttcttatatatatatagtcaacaGAAACATTAAAGCCTTGTGATTCTAGGGAGTAAGAACACCCTACATAGCAGAAGATTGTTGACAAAAAGGGACTTAATTCACAAAGGTGCTCAATATTTCATGCTAATCAACTCTGAAATTGCTCACCTTAGATCACCAGGGTAGTCTGCAGATTGGTAAGGTGGAGCACAGAAAATCACATAAGGGAATTTGTAGTCTTCTTTTGTCCACTTCAAAGAGGGACTAATACCCAATTTAATCAATTCTTCATGATGATTAGTAGTTACAGTTTGTCCAAAAACTTGACAACCCGGATATTCCTGCTTCGGTCAATACAAAGTTACAAACACATATCCATAGAAGCATATTGATAACAAggatcaaaattcaaatcttcgaATCTGGGCTACATTTTTCACATAAGCCTTGCTTGACAATTGTTTAAAGACAGAAATACAAAGACATTGGAAGAAAACACAAACATAGAAACATGTACATGTCAAATGTTTCTGTCCCGGTATAAAGTATATCAATTTTCTGTCCACCCCAAAATCAGGAACAGCGGAACAAAGACAAAAACAAAGGCAAAGACACAATTTTTATGTAATATATGTGTCTTTGTCTAGATTTCTGTCACTGTCTCCGTCTCTAACTCTCAGTATTATATATTTTCTGTGATGAGACAATTATCAAATACACCAACATCATAGCTACAAATAAAAGTACATCAAAATAGACAAGAGAcatgaaaaggaaagaaaaagagcaCCTGACGCCATTTCTGAGCAACCAAACGACCAAGAACACCAGGACCAACGATGAGAAGGTCGTGTTGTCCAATTGCATGAGAAGGGGAAGACCCCAATTCTTGACTGGGAACAGAACCATCTTCTGCCGAGACCTGAAAATGGGTAGCACTAGCCATCaaagacaaagataaagataaagtttttgacTTTAGCTTAATACCCCAACTTGAAGTAGTGGATAGTGAGGGTAACAAGTTTTTGGACTTAGAATAAGGGAACCCAAAACGTTGAAACTGAATTTGAGTTTGAGTGTGGTGCATGCAGAGAGTGATGGAGCTGAGATGAACGATTGTTCCCAATCCCATCTTcatcaaaaaccaattttttaaGTCTTTGATGTTATCTCAATTCCCGAGATTACATTTTTTTTTGGCATAACGTGTGTGAACCACCAACCAATCATCCGTAACGAACTTAGATTAATCGAGTGAAAAAACTTACTCGACCATTTAAGTAAGTATTAGAAGTTCGAATCTTATCTTATACATAGagtaatcttatcttatcttattagaATTTAGATTTGCGACAAATTAATCACAAACTTATAACATTAGGAGATTCTatctataacaaaaaaaaatcacaatgtCACGTTTTCTCTTTACTACTCGCAAAGGTGTGGCAAAATGCATTTAGCTACAGTTTGAAATGTTgtcaataataaaagaaataaatatataGTTTTGTATATTAGTACAAAATATTTACTTACTAGTACCAAATAAAAGTGTTGCTTTCAATAGCCTGAAGTCAATTCCACCTAATTGTTTTAAAACCAATCAAATTGTAGCACTGTatggataataatttttattatgactATTTTATGATTATGAAACATGAATGATGTAATATGCATCAATATTCCATGGCGTGtacatttatttatattaaatgatTCCGGAACAACCGAGACAATTTTCCGTTTATTGACTTTCATTTTGGGCATCACTTTTAGTTTTGGTACTATTTATCTTTAGACCCttattaaagtttaaaaaaattgaataaactacttttttttttttttatttacgaaTGATTAagaaattgataaatttatttatgaaaaaataaaattaacgttatatttataaaagatgaGTTTCGGTgaataaaattatccaaacattaaaaaattatctaaatatattaatacattaaaattaataattaattttagtatatacctaatattattattttgttaatgtATGATAATTAATATGGTCCgatatttaagtaaataaaaacttttggtaaaaataatacaaatttacTCACATAAACACAAgctaagtaataaaaaaataaccaaaTTATACATGATGTGCATTAAAATATAACCAATTTGGGGTTAAAATATCACCAAATTATACATGATGTGCATTAAAACATCTTCTCAAAAGCTTAAAACtaattttggggttcaccaaagatcaaactcttgacctttcggatctagcatTCTAATACCGtacatgataccactcatctcaAAAGCTTCAGCTAATAGGAAagggtaacactaatgattatatctctaatatttccTAAACCTCTataatattccattggctcctcatactttcccataaccaaaTTATACATGCATGTATGAGAATCAACATGACAAGGGACAGAGACAATATGAAAATGTTTAGGTTCACCTGCCTTATAACAACAATAATCTCTTTATCTTGTTGTAGCTGTTCTTGCACTTCAATGTTTCTCTACACTGCCAATTACCATGATGTAAAGCAACAACCAATCTCACTTGTCACCCCAAATTCGAATAAAGGATAAATAGGTACATGATCTTTTGGTTTATAGATATTTAAgtttttgagaatttaaaaatacatttaagtttttaactttttcaaaatctagatacATCAATCTTTTTGTTCATTTGGGTCTGTCAGACCTAACAGAAAATGCAAGATTGGTGACAACAAAGCCTGGTTGTTATTGGTCTATGAAACTGTCCACAAACCTTAAAAATATAGCACCAGGGATTTAACTAGAAATTATTTTAATGTAAAAGTTGGGTGAAAAATATTGTTACCATTTTGTTATGTTGTCATTCATGTCCCCTATATGCTGAAAAATGAAATTTCTACTCTCACAAGTCACAGCGTACCATGATATTCCAATCTCTCTTCTGTAGGATATCAGGAAAAAGATGGAAACAACTCGTGACCAGTTAGCAGAGGCATTGTATCAGAAGGGGCTTGCGCTTAAAGGTAAGAGTTGCTTCATTCTTATTCTGATCATGTTTTCTTAAGCAATTACTATACAAAGTGAAGAACCATGCTTATGATTGTTTCATTTCTTTGGTTAATGACTTAAAGGTTAACTCTCAGTGTAAACAGTACCATATATCATGCATGCAGTGCTGCATGACAATTAGCTCCAAGAAGTGAGAGATCCCTGTAAAGCGTGTGAAGTTAACTTCTTTTCTTATACATCTGGTGTATGCCATAAGTGCTACTTTTCATTTAACCTAAAGATTCAAATAATGTCTTACATAACTATAATTGTTATGATCAATTGATGATCATGACGATAAACAACATAGTTTCTTCTTTCTTGTGTCTGCTATGCTGCTATGAAACTTTCTATGGTTAGTTTCAGTCATCTGCATTATTGTTCTGATGAAAATGTTAAAGTGATTCATTGGCCTGAAACGAGTCACTTTTCCATTATGGTAGTGATTACAACCCTCTAACTGTGGGGTGTATTGTATTTTAGACAGCAATACTGTACATTTTCATCAATAATTGACTGTATTTGTGAGAATACAATAATTCATGTAATATTATACATCATTTTCATTTTACACCAATAATGATGTAGGCTTTTGTTTTCCCTTCATTTTTAATTAGAGACACTTTTTAACAGATCGTTCACGTATTTTTACCGATGATTCTAGCAAtggtaaaaattaaataataatttggaAACATGTATTCACCATACAGGGAGAATTGGAAGAACTAATATTCAAGgatatataacaaattaaaagACTTGAAATATGAAAGAATAAAAAGATTAAAGTACAATGACAAAAGCTTAAGTTGAAATTATCTCATAAAATTAAGGTTTTTCTATAGAAAAGTCTTTATGAAAAGCTTCCGGTGTTGCAACAAGTTTACAGTCGGTTCGCATCCACTCCTGCTACTTGTCCAAGATGCATGTTGAAGACTGAATCAATTTCTTATGCTTTGTTCTAATGCCCCCTGTCTTCAATAATATGGAGGTTAAGCTTAATAATCCATGACCTATGGATGAGAGATGCATGTTGAAGACCGAATTAATTTCTCATGCTTTGTTTCAATGCCCCCTGTCTTCAATAATATGGAGGTTAAGCTTAATAATCTCTGACCTATGGATGAGAGAAGAAGAGACATTTTTCAATTGGTGGCAACGAGTCTTATCCTAGGCAGCAGCTCAATTCGACAGTAGACAAAAGACCCTCCTCAATTCGGTGTGTTTTTGAGAATGTAATAAGCTCAGCACCAGAGATAGTGAAAGAAGCCAGCAATTTAGTGCATAAACTCGTGAGCGATACCTGATAGATGCTGCTAATTTTCTTTACTCTTACTTTACTCTTTTCTAAACTCTTAATCTTTCAGTCACAGTTGATGATAAATGAAAATGTCCAATTCTTTTGTCCTTCCTTATGGAAAcacttttatattaataaaataacatttatctttaaaaaaaaatgacaaaagctTAAGGAGTATGAATTAGAGTAACAACCGAAGAGGAGGACAAAAGAACTTCACTTCTGGCAATACTCTCTGGAAATTTCCATAGTCCAAATCGAAGATGCCGATATCTTGAGCAACCGGACGGTAAAATGATGATTGCAGATCTATTTGGTTATCTGTAAACCAAATCTGATTTCCTTTGCTTAGAGAAGGCACAGGAATTTGAACAGAAGAATTAAATCCAATCACTAGTATGGAGTTACCTAAATTATCTATCGTTGAccattcttttctgtttctttttaaCTCATAGATATCGAATTTAAGAGTTTCAAATTCTTCGCCTTTTCTCCCTGTGTGTCTTACCAACATCAATAAGCTTCCATTGGCGCACCCGATAAGATATTTAGACTTGACAGGGCCTAGGGGAATTTCAGATGGAGGTCTGCTTTCATGGATTCCTCCCTTAAGCCCTGATCTTGTCTTTGTATCAAATTCGTATAGCTGCCCGTAATAGTTTACGGCATATATCTTTTCTTGGAAAAATATtatgtcatgaaaccactcatctcTCGAAAATTCTAGCCCTGAAAATTCTACCCATCTCATATTGCCAGGCTTGTAAAAGGCCAGCCTCCGGTAATAAGGTCCGAATATCACCACCGCCACAAAATTTTCAATGTCATACTCAGGAGATGAGTTTATAATAACCTTAACAACATGCAATCTATGAACTTCATCTCTTTCCTCGGTCATCGTAACGTCATCATAATCCAACAGTGTGTATTCATTCCCATGATTATCAGGCTGGTAATCAATTACATCGGGTAAAGTTGAGATTGGAGGAAGATCCAATCTACGATTTGTAAATGGATTTAACATTTGGATAGTGCCATCGGATATGGATACGACAATTAACCATCCATGACAAGAACCGCGAATTAACTTGTCGTAGGACTGCATTTCTGGCAGCATGATATGGTAAATGTTTTTCTCTTCAAGGGCGCAAGTATCAAGAGTTTCATCATCTGCAACGCCTAATTGCATGAGATGATGAATCTCCTTGTCTTCGTCAGAATGATTCTTGACGGTTTCGTCAGGTAACAATAACCACGGAATTTTGTTTTCATTGGGAATCTTTGGAAGTTTCAAGCGCCACTGTTTGCAAACAAATCGAAGTTGGATGTAATCATGGTAGGCATGGAACCGTTTTGAAATTTCTTTCAACAAATCTTCATCAATGTCTGCCCATCGATTAATCTCGTCCATGTTGAAAGTGTTGGTTGAAGAAGCTGTAAGGATATGTAAATATAATATAGAAGACTAAGAAGAGGGAGATCAAGAGAGAATGTGAAAGGATAATTAGTTAAGGCAAAGAAGACGGAAGAGCTTTTGCAATGGGTTATAATTTATATAAGAATCATAAGCATAATTCAACCAAATCATATAAAGACATCTAGGAAATTCAATGCAGAATTGTGGCAatgtttttattttgaatcaataacagcaaaacaacaattcaccaaaACAAATACAACATATTGAATTCGAAGCGAAGATTAGGAGGGTTTTCTTGCGCTGGTTTTTCTCACAACATTGATTTAAATAGAGAAAGTATTGGGATAATATGATTTCTATAAAACAACATTTTTCATTGAAATACATGGAAGAAAAACGCTATGTATTTTTAATATGGGGTAAAAGCAGATGTTTTTAAATAAGGTaaaaagtttgtgtgttttttatttatatggatACCACAAATTTAAGGGTCAGATTTGTGGTCTAattgtggttttaaatttttttttaaatgcaaatTTGAGGGTCagatttaagttttttattttaaatttttttgaatatacAAATCTGACCCTCAGATTTGTAATCCTATAAAATCTGACCCTCTCTATTTCCCTAAATTTGAGGGTTCGATTTattacttaaaattaaaaaaattaatccatattaaaaaaaaacacactaATTATTCATAATAATGAATTACACacaattttttt harbors:
- the LOC112742123 gene encoding F-box protein At2g17036-like, with amino-acid sequence MDEINRWADIDEDLLKEISKRFHAYHDYIQLRFVCKQWRLKLPKIPNENKIPWLLLPDETVKNHSDEDKEIHHLMQLGVADDETLDTCALEEKNIYHIMLPEMQSYDKLIRGSCHGWLIVVSISDGTIQMLNPFTNRRLDLPPISTLPDVIDYQPDNHGNEYTLLDYDDVTMTEERDEVHRLHVVKVIINSSPEYDIENFVAVVIFGPYYRRLAFYKPGNMRWVEFSGLEFSRDEWFHDIIFFQEKIYAVNYYGQLYEFDTKTRSGLKGGIHESRPPSEIPLGPVKSKYLIGCANGSLLMLVRHTGRKGEEFETLKFDIYELKRNRKEWSTIDNLGNSILVIGFNSSVQIPVPSLSKGNQIWFTDNQIDLQSSFYRPVAQDIGIFDLDYGNFQRVLPEVKFFCPPLRLLL
- the LOC112741084 gene encoding uncharacterized protein, with protein sequence MKMGLGTIVHLSSITLCMHHTQTQIQFQRFGFPYSKSKNLLPSLSTTSSWGIKLKSKTLSLSLSLMASATHFQVSAEDGSVPSQELGSSPSHAIGQHDLLIVGPGVLGRLVAQKWRQEYPGCQVFGQTVTTNHHEELIKLGISPSLKWTKEDYKFPYVIFCAPPYQSADYPGDLRQAALCWNGEGAFLFTSSSAPYDCNNNGFCDEDTPVVPFGRSPRTDVLLKAENVVLEFGGSVVRLSGLYKEDRGAHVYWLEKGIVESRPDHILNLIHYEDAASLSVTILKKKCRRRIFLGCDNHPLSRQEVMDLVNQSGKFSKRFEKFTGTDDPLGKRLNNSRTRAELGWEPKYTSFAHFLETL